ATCTTCTTACAAATTTATCAAAATGTCTAACACTCCAAACACACCAATCACTCCACGAAATCAAGATCACGAAGAACCCGCAACACCACTCTCCAATACCCGTCCGTTTTCTAATCTTTTGGCGTTCGGGCGTGCTAACCAACCCGGAATCGCAAACCAACCAATACTCACGCCAAGTCCACAACAATACGCTCATGTAACTCGAAATTTGTTCGGGTTAAATCAACAACAACAACCCTTGCCACCACTAACgttagaacaacaacaacaacaatgggcattttttcaacaacaacaacaaatgttTCAAAACCAACAACAATTGTTTCCAAACCAACAACAAATTttgcaatcgcaacaacaacaaatgtTCCAAAAGCGCAACAATCTCAATCgcaatctcaatctcaatctcaatcgGAAGAACCACAACGACGGGTAGCTCGAAAACACTCAAGAAAGGGcaaaggtatattatatatatatatatatatatatatatatatatatatatatatatatatatatatatatatatatatatatacatttatatttaatatgtattataattaatatataattatatatatacctactgttgctatatttatatatatatttacatttatatttaatatgtatttaattataagtaatatataattattttaacctacTATTACatacatattataaatatatttatttaatatactaATACGTAatacaatttatatatattgtagGTAAAGAGGTAGAAGAACCGACAAAAAAGAACGCGAGGGGATGGTCACAAAAGGAGCTTTTATGGTTAGCCGAGTGTTTTTGTGATACCTCGAAAAATCCTATAGTTGGGAAATCACAAAAACGGGGTAGTTTTTGGGGAAGGGCGATGGAAAAGTTCAATAACAACGAATTTGGATGGGCACGAAACGAAGATTCAATGTCTTCAAAGTGGCGTGATTTAAACAAATCGTGTAGCGAGTTTTTGCCAATTTATCAAGACATTAAGGATCATTGGCGTAGTGGGGCAAATGACGATGATGTTTACCAAAACGTGTTGCAAGCTTACTATGATCGATACACCAAAAACTTTATTAACAAGGACGCCTTTTTTTTCTTGAAAGAACATCCGAAGTGGATCATTCCAAATGATCCGGTTGCTAGAGCTCAAGCTCAAGGTGAAGGTGAAACAGGGTATCGTATGGATATGACGGGTATTGGTGAAA
This genomic window from Rutidosis leptorrhynchoides isolate AG116_Rl617_1_P2 chromosome 2, CSIRO_AGI_Rlap_v1, whole genome shotgun sequence contains:
- the LOC139890213 gene encoding glutathione S-transferase T3-like, producing the protein MSNTPNTPITPRNQDHEEPATPLSNTRPFSNLLAFGRANQPGIANQPILTPSKEVEEPTKKNARGWSQKELLWLAECFCDTSKNPIVGKSQKRGSFWGRAMEKFNNNEFGWARNEDSMSSKWRDLNKSCSEFLPIYQDIKDHWRSGANDDDVYQNVLQAYYDRYTKNFINKDAFFFLKEHPKWIIPNDPVARAQAQGEGETGYRMDMTGIGESQGDPGTRAFL